A part of Clostridium novyi genomic DNA contains:
- a CDS encoding glucose-1-phosphate adenylyltransferase — MIKKEMLAMILAGGQGTRLKILTKNNAKPAVPFGGKYRIIDFTLSNCSNSGIDTIGVLTQYEPHILNSHIGIGSPWDLDRNPGGVYILPPHMKNDGGNWYMGTADAIYQNIMFIDKYDPEYLLVLSGDHIYKMDYSKMLKFHKEKKSDATIAVIDIPIEEASRFGIMNTKDDNKIYEFEEKPINAKSNKASMGIYIFNWKILKEFLIEDSEIEDSHHDFGKNIIPNLLSSGYNLYAYSFNGYWKDVGTIESLWQANMDLLNPQNKLDMYNKDWKIYSVSPTKPPQYTGPKAIIQNSLVVEGCAVFGKVQNSILFPEVEIGKNSIIEDSVIMSNVTICENVIIRKCIIGSHTIIEKNSVIGNSDDITVIGDGEKIKTNSIIKN, encoded by the coding sequence ATGATAAAAAAAGAAATGTTAGCCATGATTCTTGCAGGTGGACAAGGTACACGACTTAAAATTTTAACTAAAAACAACGCAAAACCTGCTGTACCTTTTGGTGGTAAATATAGAATTATAGATTTTACCTTAAGTAATTGTTCCAACTCTGGAATCGACACCATTGGAGTATTGACACAATATGAACCTCATATACTTAATTCTCATATAGGAATAGGTAGCCCTTGGGACTTAGATAGAAATCCAGGTGGAGTTTATATTTTACCACCTCATATGAAAAATGATGGTGGCAACTGGTATATGGGTACTGCTGATGCCATATATCAAAATATAATGTTTATTGATAAATATGACCCTGAATATTTGCTAGTGCTTTCTGGTGATCACATTTATAAAATGGATTATTCAAAAATGCTAAAATTTCACAAAGAAAAAAAATCTGATGCTACAATAGCTGTTATAGATATTCCCATAGAAGAAGCCAGCCGCTTTGGAATAATGAATACTAAAGATGATAATAAAATATATGAATTCGAGGAAAAACCCATAAATGCCAAAAGTAATAAAGCTTCTATGGGAATATACATTTTTAATTGGAAAATTCTCAAAGAGTTCTTAATAGAAGATTCAGAAATTGAGGATTCTCATCATGATTTTGGTAAAAACATAATTCCTAATTTATTAAGCTCAGGATATAATCTTTATGCTTATTCATTTAATGGTTACTGGAAAGATGTCGGTACCATCGAAAGCTTGTGGCAAGCCAATATGGACCTACTAAATCCACAAAATAAATTAGATATGTACAATAAAGATTGGAAAATCTATTCCGTAAGTCCAACTAAACCTCCTCAATATACAGGTCCAAAGGCAATAATCCAAAATTCCCTTGTTGTTGAAGGATGTGCCGTTTTCGGCAAAGTTCAAAATTCTATACTATTCCCTGAAGTTGAAATAGGTAAAAATAGTATAATTGAAGATTCCGTAATAATGTCTAATGTAACGATATGCGAAAATGTAATAATAAGAAAATGTATAATTGGAAGTCATACAATTATAGAAAAAAATAGTGTTATAGGGAACTCAGATGATATAACTGTTATTGGTGATGGAGAAAAAATTAAAACTAACTCCATAATCAAGAATTAG
- a CDS encoding sugar phosphate isomerase/epimerase family protein, which translates to MKIGYAASAGEKEIYDTIDYAYENGFSAVELNINMPIFFPEKFDKNERKKIKKYSSDKNIELTFHGPEDISLLQLQEDVRKAGIDRLKKVIDFGYDLGASRITLHIGSSVCFTLTNKKIYLDEIYYLEYKKILKDNLQELISYSKDKIKLCIENSGRFPKRLVQETLEELLKKEENLFLTWDIGHSYENKYNEDEFFLKHVNKIKTCHVHDNTGLSDHEIIGKGKVDFPYYFNNMKNSDVIYIIEVRPREKAKESFINLLKLIK; encoded by the coding sequence ATGAAGATTGGATATGCAGCATCAGCAGGAGAAAAAGAAATTTATGATACTATAGATTATGCTTATGAAAATGGATTTTCAGCTGTTGAACTTAATATAAATATGCCTATATTTTTCCCGGAAAAATTTGATAAGAATGAAAGAAAAAAAATAAAAAAATATAGTAGTGATAAAAATATAGAACTTACTTTTCATGGACCAGAGGATATATCTTTATTACAATTGCAAGAGGATGTTAGAAAAGCTGGAATAGATAGATTGAAAAAGGTAATAGATTTTGGTTATGATTTAGGTGCAAGTAGAATTACTTTGCATATAGGATCATCAGTTTGTTTTACATTAACTAATAAAAAGATTTATTTAGATGAGATTTATTATTTAGAATATAAAAAAATATTAAAAGATAATTTACAAGAATTAATAAGTTACTCAAAGGACAAAATAAAACTTTGTATTGAAAACTCAGGACGGTTCCCTAAAAGATTAGTGCAAGAAACTTTAGAGGAGTTATTAAAGAAAGAAGAAAATTTATTTTTGACATGGGATATAGGACATTCATATGAGAATAAGTATAATGAGGATGAATTTTTTTTGAAACATGTTAATAAGATAAAAACTTGTCATGTCCATGATAATACTGGATTAAGTGATCATGAAATAATAGGAAAAGGAAAGGTGGATTTCCCTTATTATTTTAATAATATGAAAAATAGTGATGTTATTTATATTATAGAAGTAAGACCCAGGGAAAAAGCCAAAGAATCTTTTATTAATCTATTAAAACTAATTAAATAA
- a CDS encoding N-acetylglucosaminidase — MRKRLTILKLIISLTLMLSIHGKALATMSINEFPEKNSIKVNKPWVVKLTQNLDENSIDNIMVKDTNGKVVKTTISMGKDLKTIIIYPPVGGYIPGRKYSLELGTGVKSKAGKNLSKYTKMNFNISKELVDFSDNKSLPNINRLEIVQRPLMEDNVASFKVTSNFQESVNYRAFLFKYPDELYDNSSNDRYFKTPYMEITKGYSNAINPRDSYIITKKDGLKSGRYKLMVYIKDSTRSGISSDSNTDYDNYSSVYFKVINKNIISDKKENETLTYTNYNKTFIDSIEDQIKNEQPVYSEGISWVQASKALVEYYMNPNNFLDDLGKYQFLNLNYMEGVTANDLNNILKEKGILQNKGETFLKAAKIYNINPIYLVSHALLETGNGKSTLATGVLVKSVKGKSVTPKKVYNMFGVRAVDINPIKCGSEYAYTEKWFTPEEAILGGAKFIGNGYINSDKYKQNTLYKMRWNINVSYHQYATDIGWAYKQLSRIRNFMSQCKSAKPVFDIPKFK; from the coding sequence GTGAGGAAAAGGTTAACAATACTTAAACTAATAATATCATTAACTTTAATGTTAAGTATACATGGAAAAGCTTTAGCAACTATGAGTATTAATGAATTTCCTGAAAAAAACAGTATAAAAGTTAATAAACCATGGGTAGTAAAATTAACACAGAATTTAGATGAGAATAGTATTGATAATATAATGGTTAAGGATACAAATGGAAAAGTAGTTAAAACCACAATTTCTATGGGAAAAGATTTAAAGACTATAATTATATATCCTCCTGTTGGTGGATATATACCAGGTAGAAAGTATTCTTTAGAATTAGGAACAGGTGTTAAAAGTAAGGCTGGAAAAAATCTTTCTAAATATACAAAAATGAATTTTAATATATCTAAGGAGTTAGTGGATTTTAGCGATAATAAATCTTTACCTAATATTAATAGATTAGAAATAGTTCAAAGACCTTTAATGGAAGATAATGTTGCAAGTTTTAAGGTAACTTCTAATTTTCAAGAGTCAGTTAACTACAGGGCTTTTCTTTTTAAATATCCAGATGAGCTATATGATAATTCAAGTAATGATAGGTACTTTAAAACTCCGTATATGGAAATTACAAAAGGCTATAGTAACGCTATAAATCCTAGAGATTCATACATAATTACAAAAAAAGATGGACTGAAATCTGGAAGATATAAATTAATGGTTTATATAAAAGATTCTACAAGATCAGGCATAAGTTCAGATAGTAATACAGATTATGATAACTATAGTAGTGTATATTTTAAAGTTATTAATAAAAATATAATAAGCGATAAAAAAGAAAATGAAACTTTAACATATACAAATTATAATAAGACATTTATAGATTCAATAGAGGATCAAATTAAAAATGAACAACCTGTATATAGTGAAGGTATTAGTTGGGTTCAAGCAAGTAAGGCTTTAGTTGAATACTATATGAATCCTAATAACTTTCTTGATGATTTAGGAAAATATCAATTCTTAAATTTAAATTATATGGAGGGGGTTACTGCAAATGATTTAAATAATATATTAAAGGAAAAAGGAATATTGCAGAATAAAGGTGAAACTTTTTTAAAGGCTGCTAAAATATATAATATAAATCCTATTTATTTAGTATCACATGCATTACTTGAAACAGGAAATGGTAAATCCACACTAGCAACAGGGGTATTAGTTAAATCTGTTAAAGGAAAAAGTGTAACTCCTAAAAAAGTATATAATATGTTTGGAGTAAGAGCCGTTGATATAAATCCTATAAAATGCGGTTCAGAATATGCATATACTGAAAAATGGTTTACGCCGGAAGAAGCTATATTGGGTGGAGCTAAATTCATTGGAAATGGATATATAAATAGTGATAAATATAAACAAAATACACTTTATAAAATGAGATGGAATATAAATGTTTCATATCACCAATATGCAACGGATATTGGTTGGGCATATAAGCAACTTAGTAGAATAAGAAATTTTATGTCACAATGTAAGAGTGCAAAGCCGGTATTTGATATACCTAAATTTAAATAA
- the glgD gene encoding glucose-1-phosphate adenylyltransferase subunit GlgD: MFKDYMGIISLNEDDKELTNLTASRPLAAIPIGGRYRLIDFVISNMVNANITNVGIYTQSNSRSLLHHLQGGKPWDLDRSINGLFLFNFNFTYSNTNDIYLLKDNIDYLYRSKQDNIIFSSSNMICNIDYSKAIRFHESQKSDITIIYKKVSNSNTSFLNCNVLNLDSDNGVISVGKNIGIKSNCNISMDMFIMSKKTLINLINECISTGYYKSIKDCVYSKNLTLNIKGYEFKGYLECINSMNSYYKVNMDMLNFKINQELFFGTRSIYTKVTDAPPTKYENGSHVSNSLIANGCIIEGTIKNSVISRRVIIQKGAKIDGCIILGNCKIKENANLTGVIMDKNVIIGEDKEFKGDANVPVFIEKNLYSSASIIK, from the coding sequence ATGTTTAAAGATTATATGGGAATAATAAGTCTTAATGAAGACGATAAAGAATTAACTAATTTAACCGCTAGCAGACCTCTAGCTGCCATTCCAATTGGCGGTAGATATAGATTAATTGATTTTGTTATATCAAATATGGTAAACGCAAATATAACAAATGTAGGTATATACACTCAAAGTAACTCAAGATCATTACTACATCATCTTCAAGGAGGTAAACCTTGGGATTTAGACAGATCAATAAATGGTTTATTTTTATTTAACTTTAACTTTACCTATTCAAATACTAATGATATTTATCTATTAAAAGATAACATAGACTACTTATATAGAAGCAAACAAGATAATATTATATTTTCATCTTCTAATATGATTTGCAATATAGATTACTCAAAAGCTATAAGATTTCATGAATCTCAAAAATCTGATATAACAATAATATATAAAAAAGTTTCTAATTCTAATACAAGTTTTTTAAATTGTAATGTATTAAATCTAGACTCCGATAATGGAGTTATAAGTGTAGGTAAAAACATAGGAATAAAATCTAATTGTAATATATCTATGGATATGTTTATTATGAGCAAGAAAACACTTATAAATTTAATCAATGAATGTATTTCAACGGGTTATTATAAATCTATTAAAGATTGCGTATATTCTAAAAATCTTACTCTTAATATAAAAGGTTATGAATTTAAAGGTTATCTAGAATGCATAAACTCTATGAATTCATATTATAAAGTTAATATGGATATGTTAAACTTTAAAATTAATCAAGAACTATTCTTCGGTACTCGTTCTATTTATACCAAAGTTACTGATGCACCTCCTACTAAGTATGAAAATGGATCCCATGTATCTAACTCCCTTATAGCTAATGGGTGTATTATAGAAGGAACTATTAAAAACAGTGTTATCTCTAGAAGAGTTATTATACAAAAAGGTGCTAAAATTGATGGATGTATCATACTTGGTAATTGTAAAATTAAAGAAAACGCTAATCTTACAGGAGTTATAATGGATAAAAATGTAATAATTGGTGAAGATAAGGAATTTAAAGGCGATGCAAATGTTCCTGTATTTATAGAAAAAAATCTTTACTCAAGTGCATCCATAATAAAATAA
- a CDS encoding Gx transporter family protein, producing the protein MNKTKKLTFIALLVAQGLVLHIFEGMLPLPFVTPGARLGLTNIITVVSLYLLNFNEVLLVIILRILLATLLGGNLSTFLYSIAGGIFSFFAMYLLKKFEKKGVSIIGISIVGAVFHNIGQIIVAGIIIENAMIISYLPILLIASIGTGLFVGLTGKYLLPFLEKIKFR; encoded by the coding sequence ATGAATAAAACTAAAAAATTAACTTTTATAGCACTTCTTGTAGCTCAGGGATTGGTTCTGCATATTTTTGAAGGAATGTTACCACTTCCTTTTGTAACTCCAGGGGCAAGGTTAGGACTTACTAATATAATAACAGTAGTATCTCTTTATTTATTAAATTTTAATGAGGTTTTGTTAGTAATAATATTAAGAATATTATTAGCTACACTATTAGGGGGTAATTTATCTACATTTTTATATAGCATTGCAGGAGGAATTTTTAGTTTCTTTGCTATGTATTTATTAAAGAAGTTTGAGAAAAAGGGTGTAAGTATTATAGGAATAAGTATAGTTGGTGCAGTTTTTCATAACATTGGACAAATAATAGTTGCAGGAATTATTATAGAAAATGCTATGATTATTTCATATCTTCCTATACTTTTAATTGCATCAATAGGAACAGGTTTATTTGTAGGTCTCACAGGAAAATATTTGCTTCCTTTTTTAGAGAAGATAAAATTCAGATAA
- a CDS encoding ABC transporter substrate binding protein encodes MYNSKALAHEHPEKRVLIINSYDKLVRRSEDILDSIMPILKSSSNSLDIDIEYMNTESFNGDEYIKDLYTFYNKKFTNKRFDLIISIDDDAFNFLKKYSKSLFPNTPVVFSGVTNFHRSMLNDLPMFTGITENPAIKETIDVALSLNHDLKNVIVLLDNKRSISATLRKSLNSVIPNYKEKLNFIYLNDTDKLHNKDFKKKYKKNSIVLLLRGFTTTYSKSVFIDNNTFLSPNDFSIPIFSVWETLLDHGIIGGKMLSAKVEGKILGKLALEILKGKKPKDIPIQKQPQSGYIFDYNLFIKYDIPITLAPKHASFINLKSKSYTIPEMFIWLFVIFLITLISFLIISLFEKHHTRNALIESEKRLRILINAFPDLICLKDGNGHWLEVNKSTIKFFNLKNFHWKNKTTQDIINTLTYNSTYKDHLEKYNHFDSLALIRKTMVNYKDEFSLSNGEKLVLDIFKVPIFDYNDNLTGMVTIGHDLTAHIKAEENTKLLNEMLEYQKLRVEFFANISHELKTPLNLILSAVQYIELVHNKNFNLDDFCKYTNIIKQNSYRLVRIVNNLIDITKIDSGYFQIHAENYNIVELVEDICLYCASYINSKNLELIFDTETEEKIISCDALIMERIILNLLSNAIKFTPSGGRITVNIYDKDNEIQISVKDTGIGIPENRQELIFERFIQVDKSLSRNHEGSGVGLSLVKAFVNLHNGNIKVKSKVGYGSEFLITLPVATNNKDIKIFSDVTPYEFRSEKINIEFSDIY; translated from the coding sequence TTGTATAATTCTAAAGCTTTAGCTCATGAACACCCTGAAAAAAGAGTACTTATCATTAATTCATATGATAAATTAGTTAGGCGTTCAGAAGATATACTAGATTCAATTATGCCTATTTTAAAATCTTCTTCTAACTCCTTAGACATTGATATAGAGTATATGAACACGGAATCCTTTAACGGTGATGAATACATTAAAGATCTTTATACATTTTATAATAAGAAATTTACCAATAAACGTTTTGATTTAATAATTTCTATTGATGATGATGCATTTAATTTTTTAAAAAAATATAGTAAATCTCTTTTTCCAAATACACCCGTAGTTTTCTCAGGTGTTACTAATTTTCATAGAAGTATGTTAAATGATTTACCCATGTTTACAGGTATTACAGAAAATCCAGCTATTAAGGAAACTATTGATGTTGCACTATCACTAAATCATGACCTAAAAAATGTAATAGTACTTTTAGATAATAAACGAAGTATTAGTGCTACACTTAGGAAATCATTAAATAGTGTAATACCTAACTATAAAGAAAAATTAAATTTCATATATTTAAATGATACAGATAAACTACATAACAAAGACTTTAAAAAAAAATACAAAAAAAATAGTATAGTTTTATTATTACGTGGATTTACTACTACTTATAGTAAATCTGTATTTATAGATAATAATACCTTTTTATCCCCTAATGACTTTTCCATTCCTATATTTAGCGTTTGGGAAACTTTATTAGATCATGGAATAATAGGTGGTAAAATGCTTTCTGCTAAAGTGGAAGGAAAAATTCTTGGAAAGTTAGCTCTTGAAATTTTAAAAGGTAAAAAACCTAAAGATATACCAATTCAAAAACAACCCCAATCAGGATATATTTTTGACTATAATCTGTTTATAAAATATGATATCCCTATAACTTTAGCACCAAAACATGCATCCTTTATAAATCTTAAATCTAAATCCTATACTATACCTGAAATGTTTATTTGGTTGTTTGTTATATTTTTAATAACTTTAATATCCTTTTTAATAATAAGTCTTTTTGAAAAACATCATACTAGAAATGCATTAATTGAAAGCGAAAAAAGACTTAGAATATTAATTAATGCCTTTCCTGATCTAATATGCCTTAAAGATGGAAATGGTCATTGGTTAGAAGTCAATAAATCTACTATTAAATTTTTTAACTTAAAAAATTTTCATTGGAAAAATAAAACCACACAAGATATTATAAATACATTAACCTATAACAGTACTTATAAAGATCACTTAGAAAAATATAATCACTTTGATAGTCTAGCTTTAATTCGTAAAACAATGGTTAATTATAAAGATGAATTTTCTTTATCTAATGGTGAAAAACTAGTTTTAGATATATTTAAAGTACCTATATTTGACTATAATGATAATTTAACTGGAATGGTTACAATTGGCCACGACTTAACTGCTCATATAAAAGCAGAAGAAAATACTAAGCTTTTAAATGAAATGTTAGAATATCAAAAACTTAGAGTTGAATTCTTTGCAAATATATCTCACGAACTTAAAACACCACTTAACTTAATTTTAAGTGCAGTACAATATATTGAACTAGTTCATAATAAAAATTTTAATTTAGATGATTTTTGTAAATACACTAACATTATAAAGCAAAATTCATATAGACTTGTTAGAATAGTAAATAATCTAATTGATATAACAAAAATAGATTCAGGATATTTTCAAATCCATGCCGAAAATTATAATATTGTTGAACTAGTAGAAGACATCTGTTTATACTGTGCCTCTTATATAAATTCAAAAAACTTAGAACTTATATTTGATACCGAAACCGAAGAAAAAATTATATCTTGTGATGCACTTATAATGGAACGTATTATATTAAACCTTTTATCTAATGCAATAAAGTTTACACCATCAGGAGGACGTATAACCGTTAATATCTATGATAAAGATAACGAAATTCAAATTTCAGTAAAAGATACTGGTATCGGCATACCTGAAAATAGACAAGAACTAATCTTCGAGAGATTCATTCAAGTAGACAAGTCACTTTCAAGAAACCATGAAGGCAGTGGTGTTGGATTATCTCTTGTAAAAGCTTTTGTAAATCTACATAATGGTAATATTAAAGTTAAAAGTAAAGTTGGTTATGGAAGTGAATTTTTAATTACTCTTCCTGTTGCAACTAACAATAAAGATATTAAAATTTTTTCTGATGTTACACCTTATGAATTTAGAAGCGAAAAAATAAACATAGAATTTTCAGATATATATTAA
- a CDS encoding hydroxyacid dehydrogenase, with amino-acid sequence MNRGKVLIAERIDEAGVKLLQKEMDVDLFIGIKRDELLKKIHDYDGLIIRSDNKVDKELMERAINLKVVGRAGNGVDNINIEEATKRGIIVANTPDSNAISACEITIAHILAGSRNFTYADSYLKSGKWERDLFMGNELYNKTLGIIGLGRIGALVATRMKAFGMQLIAYDPYIADERFKKYGVEKKESLDELLKEADVISIHTPRTKETIGIIGEREIDIMKNGVRLVNAARGKLMDEEALYKGLKNGKIKSLGIDVHDEEPRLESPLYKFPNVTVTPHIGATTIEAQENVGLTIAKQVINGIRGDIVSNAVNF; translated from the coding sequence ATGAATAGAGGAAAAGTATTAATTGCTGAAAGAATTGATGAAGCTGGGGTTAAGCTTTTACAAAAAGAGATGGATGTAGATTTATTTATAGGAATAAAAAGAGATGAATTACTAAAAAAAATTCATGATTATGATGGATTAATAATAAGAAGTGATAATAAGGTTGATAAAGAGCTTATGGAAAGGGCTATTAATCTTAAAGTTGTTGGAAGAGCAGGAAATGGTGTTGACAATATTAATATAGAGGAAGCAACTAAAAGGGGCATTATAGTTGCAAATACTCCAGATAGCAATGCCATATCAGCTTGTGAAATTACAATAGCTCATATTTTAGCAGGTTCAAGAAATTTTACTTATGCGGATTCATATTTAAAGTCAGGTAAGTGGGAAAGAGATTTATTCATGGGGAATGAATTATATAATAAAACTTTAGGAATTATAGGGCTTGGAAGAATTGGTGCATTAGTAGCTACAAGAATGAAAGCTTTTGGTATGCAGTTAATAGCTTATGATCCATATATAGCTGATGAAAGATTTAAAAAATATGGAGTAGAGAAAAAAGAAAGTTTAGATGAATTGTTAAAAGAAGCGGATGTTATAAGTATTCATACTCCAAGAACTAAAGAAACTATAGGAATTATTGGGGAACGAGAAATAGACATTATGAAAAATGGAGTTAGGCTTGTAAATGCTGCTAGGGGAAAACTTATGGATGAAGAAGCATTATATAAGGGATTAAAAAATGGAAAAATTAAAAGTTTGGGTATTGATGTACATGATGAGGAACCAAGACTTGAAAGTCCATTATATAAGTTTCCTAATGTAACTGTTACTCCTCATATTGGAGCAACTACAATAGAAGCACAAGAAAATGTAGGATTAACAATAGCTAAGCAAGTTATTAATGGTATAAGGGGAGATATTGTTTCTAATGCTGTTAACTTTTAG
- a CDS encoding NusG domain II-containing protein: MKKIDKVIIIVCLIVSAVGIGILRYNSSKKYNEKYAEINVKGKLYKKVILDNKRPKETLNIKTDLGENIIEIENGGLRILDANCSDKICVKDGFKYKVGDMLVCLPHKVIINIKGDNRDREIDDVSQ, encoded by the coding sequence GTGAAGAAAATAGACAAGGTTATAATTATAGTTTGTTTAATTGTATCAGCAGTTGGAATTGGCATTTTAAGATATAATTCAAGTAAAAAGTATAATGAAAAATATGCCGAAATCAATGTAAAAGGAAAATTATATAAAAAAGTAATATTAGATAACAAGAGACCAAAGGAAACTTTAAATATAAAGACAGATTTAGGAGAAAATATAATAGAAATAGAAAATGGTGGATTAAGAATATTAGATGCAAATTGTTCTGATAAGATTTGCGTTAAGGATGGTTTTAAATATAAGGTTGGGGATATGCTGGTGTGTCTTCCTCATAAAGTTATTATTAATATAAAAGGTGATAATAGGGATAGAGAAATTGATGATGTATCTCAATGA
- a CDS encoding anti-sigma-I factor RsgI family protein codes for MKRKTGVVVKIFKNYVSIKTVKGELVNVKIKNYTPNIGDIYSGTIMKKDSKTLNRLIALIILIALFILVRNIYAYFDPKASITINIPPTIQIKVNNWNKVVSVSATRKSGRELISNVKLKKLPLNVALTKIIETAKEKNIINDEYISNKDNSITIYTSINSDSMDLSSFEKYLKDRKIKYKINYDGNDKLK; via the coding sequence ATGAAAAGAAAAACTGGAGTTGTTGTGAAAATCTTTAAAAATTATGTTTCTATAAAAACTGTTAAGGGCGAATTAGTTAATGTTAAGATAAAAAATTATACTCCTAATATAGGTGATATATATTCAGGAACCATAATGAAGAAAGATTCTAAAACCTTAAATAGACTGATAGCACTTATTATACTTATAGCATTATTTATATTGGTGAGAAATATATATGCTTATTTTGACCCCAAAGCTTCTATAACTATAAATATTCCCCCTACAATTCAAATAAAGGTAAATAATTGGAATAAAGTTGTTTCTGTTTCTGCCACTAGAAAATCAGGTAGAGAATTAATATCAAATGTTAAACTAAAAAAATTACCACTAAACGTCGCCTTAACAAAGATAATAGAAACTGCAAAAGAAAAAAATATAATAAATGATGAATACATATCAAATAAAGATAATAGTATAACTATATATACATCCATTAATAGTGATTCTATGGATTTGTCTTCTTTTGAAAAATATCTTAAAGATAGAAAAATAAAATATAAAATAAATTATGATGGAAATGATAAATTAAAGTGA
- a CDS encoding FAD:protein FMN transferase, with protein MFKLKKITVFIGLIILSSSLFSSCMKDQINPISKQGIFLGTVCKITSYDNVSPSVFDKAYNRVNEIENKMSINKSPTEITKINESSGKNYIKVSNDVMEVINKSIYYSSISENKFDISIGCIDKLWNIGTEKARIPSQKEITSKLPLVNYKNIIINKKENLVMLKNKGMLIDLGAIAKGYAGDEVKRILKENGVNHAVINLGGNIVTIGNNPNGDKWLIGIRDPFIPSANPWAKINIYDKSVVTSGIYERFFERNGKRYHHILDTKTGYPVNNSLVSVSIIADKSIDADALSTTTFSLGLNKGLKLIESLKGIEAIFVTQNHEVFISSGLKDNFQIINSNFKLKNY; from the coding sequence ATGTTTAAACTAAAAAAAATTACCGTATTTATTGGGTTGATTATATTATCTTCATCATTATTTTCAAGTTGCATGAAAGATCAAATTAATCCAATATCAAAGCAAGGAATTTTTCTTGGAACTGTATGCAAAATTACCTCTTATGATAATGTATCCCCTAGTGTATTTGATAAAGCTTATAATAGAGTTAATGAAATAGAAAATAAAATGAGTATAAATAAATCTCCAACTGAAATTACAAAAATAAATGAATCTTCCGGCAAAAACTACATTAAAGTTTCTAATGATGTAATGGAAGTTATAAATAAAAGCATATATTATTCTAGTATTTCAGAAAATAAATTTGATATATCAATTGGTTGTATAGATAAGCTTTGGAACATAGGAACAGAAAAGGCTAGAATTCCATCTCAAAAGGAGATAACTTCTAAACTTCCTTTAGTAAATTATAAAAATATTATTATAAATAAAAAAGAAAATTTAGTTATGTTGAAAAATAAAGGAATGCTTATTGACCTTGGTGCTATTGCAAAAGGATACGCAGGTGACGAAGTAAAAAGAATTCTTAAAGAAAACGGAGTGAATCACGCTGTTATAAACTTAGGAGGAAATATTGTAACCATAGGAAATAATCCTAATGGGGACAAATGGTTAATAGGCATTAGGGATCCATTTATTCCTTCTGCTAATCCCTGGGCAAAAATAAATATCTATGATAAATCAGTAGTTACTTCAGGAATATATGAGAGATTTTTTGAAAGAAACGGTAAAAGATATCATCATATTTTAGATACTAAAACAGGTTACCCTGTAAATAATTCACTAGTTAGCGTATCTATAATAGCTGATAAATCTATAGATGCCGATGCTTTATCTACAACGACTTTTTCTTTAGGACTTAATAAAGGGCTAAAATTAATAGAATCCCTTAAGGGCATAGAAGCTATATTTGTTACCCAAAATCATGAAGTTTTCATTTCTTCTGGTTTAAAAGATAATTTCCAAATAATCAACTCTAATTTTAAATTAAAAAATTATTAA